One region of Acidovorax sp. T1 genomic DNA includes:
- the prsK gene encoding XrtA/PEP-CTERM system histidine kinase PrsK — MNNSDNLLVYWGWAMAAGAYALLSLRLFRQEYLRAPVNRIGVATLAAALLTVVWSGFSLLALTVNGAWWLGAQSADMLRYLSWGVFVALFFKPNAGVVQGPWYRWLPGLAAAGLLGVPALVVIVHMLAGAKGHIFIMVLLALGGLVLVEQLFRNLPEDSLWSAKPVCLGLAGTFVFDLYLFSQGVLFRGLDPDALTARPFVHALMVPLLLLATTRHRNWIAKIRVSRKVVFHSATLLLVGLYLLFIAGVGYYVRYFGGDWGGALQLGMVFVGSVLALALALSGALRARLRVFLGKHFFRYRFDYREEWLKFTATLSSQAHPQEAGQNVVRGLADMLESPAGALWLLRPDDDQYRQAARWNLAATTQTVDKDAELPAFMRSTGWVVNLEEFRASPGRYRGLRLPEWLAEYPQAWLLVPLWQGKDLLGFVLLASPRTVVEVNWEVTDLLKTAGRQAASFLAQIQATEALLESRKFEAFNRMSAFVVHDLKNIVAQLSLMVKNAKRLQDNPEFQADMLMTVENSLDRMRQLMLQLRGGAASGDASVGVDLCKIAERLTANALCRGRIVQLDASPQVFTRGQADRLERIIGHLVHNAFDATDTDGRVWMKVDRFGSHARIEVGDEGQGMTEEFVQTRLFKPFQTTKEAGMGIGTYESFQYVQELGGKVSVDSQVGKGTVVRLLLPLFEIGRDFGLQPREEA; from the coding sequence ATGAACAACAGTGACAACCTGCTGGTTTACTGGGGCTGGGCCATGGCTGCGGGCGCCTACGCTTTGTTGTCTCTGCGCCTGTTCCGCCAGGAATATCTGCGTGCGCCAGTCAATCGCATTGGCGTTGCAACGCTTGCCGCAGCGCTGCTGACCGTGGTCTGGAGTGGTTTCAGCCTGCTAGCGCTGACCGTGAACGGCGCGTGGTGGCTGGGTGCGCAGTCGGCCGACATGCTGCGCTACCTCAGCTGGGGTGTCTTTGTCGCCCTATTCTTCAAGCCCAACGCCGGTGTGGTGCAAGGGCCGTGGTATCGCTGGTTGCCCGGTCTGGCAGCTGCGGGATTACTGGGCGTACCCGCGCTGGTTGTGATCGTTCACATGCTGGCTGGGGCGAAGGGCCACATTTTCATCATGGTGTTGTTGGCGCTCGGCGGGTTGGTGCTGGTGGAGCAGTTGTTCCGCAATCTCCCCGAGGATTCGCTGTGGAGCGCCAAGCCGGTGTGCCTCGGGCTGGCGGGCACCTTCGTGTTCGATCTGTACCTGTTTTCCCAGGGCGTGCTGTTTCGGGGCCTGGACCCTGACGCCCTGACTGCGAGGCCATTCGTGCACGCGCTGATGGTGCCACTGCTGCTGCTGGCCACCACGCGGCATCGCAACTGGATTGCCAAGATACGCGTTTCGCGCAAGGTCGTTTTCCACTCTGCGACGCTGTTGCTGGTGGGGCTTTATCTGCTCTTCATCGCGGGTGTGGGCTATTACGTTCGCTATTTTGGCGGCGATTGGGGCGGCGCCCTGCAATTGGGGATGGTTTTCGTGGGATCGGTGCTGGCGCTGGCGCTGGCGCTTTCAGGCGCGTTGCGGGCCAGGTTGCGGGTGTTTCTGGGCAAGCATTTCTTTCGCTACCGCTTTGATTACCGCGAAGAATGGTTGAAGTTCACCGCCACGCTGTCAAGCCAGGCCCACCCCCAAGAAGCGGGGCAGAACGTGGTGCGGGGCCTTGCCGACATGCTGGAGAGCCCCGCAGGTGCCTTGTGGCTGCTGCGCCCGGACGACGACCAGTACCGGCAGGCGGCCCGGTGGAATCTGGCCGCGACTACACAGACCGTTGACAAGGATGCCGAGCTGCCCGCGTTCATGCGGTCCACCGGGTGGGTGGTCAATCTGGAGGAGTTCCGCGCTTCGCCCGGCCGCTACCGCGGTTTGCGCTTGCCCGAGTGGCTGGCAGAGTATCCGCAGGCCTGGCTGCTGGTCCCGCTGTGGCAAGGCAAGGATTTGCTGGGGTTTGTGCTGCTGGCCAGTCCGCGCACGGTGGTGGAGGTCAATTGGGAGGTCACCGATCTGCTCAAGACAGCCGGACGCCAAGCCGCGAGCTTTCTGGCGCAGATTCAGGCCACCGAAGCCTTGCTGGAGTCGCGCAAGTTCGAGGCGTTCAACCGCATGTCGGCCTTCGTGGTGCACGATCTGAAAAACATCGTCGCCCAGCTGTCGCTCATGGTCAAAAACGCCAAGCGACTGCAGGACAACCCCGAGTTCCAGGCCGACATGCTGATGACGGTAGAGAACTCGCTCGATCGCATGCGCCAGTTGATGCTGCAATTGCGCGGAGGCGCCGCGTCCGGCGATGCGTCGGTGGGCGTGGATCTGTGCAAGATTGCTGAACGGCTGACAGCCAATGCCTTGTGTCGCGGGCGCATCGTGCAGCTGGATGCCTCGCCACAGGTTTTTACCCGTGGACAGGCCGACCGATTGGAGCGCATCATCGGGCACCTGGTGCACAACGCCTTCGACGCGACGGACACCGATGGCCGGGTGTGGATGAAAGTGGATCGTTTCGGCAGCCATGCCCGCATCGAAGTGGGTGATGAGGGCCAGGGAATGACCGAAGAGTTTGTCCAGACGCGCTTGTTCAAGCCGTTTCAGACCACCAAAGAGGCCGGCATGGGAATTGGCACTTACGAGAGTTTTCAGTACGTGCAGGAGCTCGGCGGCAAGGTTTCTGTGGACAGCCAGGTCGGCAAGGGAACCGTGGTGCGTCTCCTGCTTCCCTTGTTTGAAATCGGTCGTGATTTCGGATTACAGCCACGGGAGGAGGCATGA
- a CDS encoding HPr-rel-A system PqqD family peptide chaperone: protein MKPSTVLAVSADAAPVQPAHAVRWHCPRRADYLLQLWPDGAVVYDEASGDIHALSPIAGELLQQVLAVPQSCSENLAQALLGEQPTAQDVRGVDKLLQDFEFLGFIEPCGA, encoded by the coding sequence TTGAAACCATCTACAGTGCTCGCCGTTTCGGCTGATGCCGCCCCGGTGCAGCCCGCGCATGCTGTGCGCTGGCATTGCCCACGGCGCGCAGACTATCTGCTGCAGCTGTGGCCCGATGGCGCGGTGGTGTACGACGAAGCCAGTGGCGATATCCATGCTCTCAGCCCCATTGCGGGCGAGCTGCTGCAGCAGGTGCTCGCTGTGCCACAGTCTTGTTCCGAAAATCTGGCCCAGGCGCTGCTGGGTGAGCAGCCCACTGCGCAAGATGTGCGCGGGGTGGACAAGCTGTTGCAAGATTTTGAATTTTTGGGTTTTATCGAACCCTGCGGCGCGTGA
- a CDS encoding acyl-CoA ligase (AMP-forming), exosortase A system-associated, whose amino-acid sequence MRPMPHAPDFHSGVPPVLLHELPARAAACWPGHQAVTVEGRHWSYADLQSQLERCASGLRALGLERGARVAVYLEKRVETVVASFAAPAAGGVLVPVNPLLKAAQVAHILQDAQAQVLVTTAARLAAVAPVLANCPGLRQVVLCDGDAQATPGAWPARLTLHAWPEVLASEPAALPALLDTDVAVIFYTSGSTGQPKGVVLSHRNLVAGATSVAGYLHNRADDTLLAVLPLSFDAGFSQLTTAFLVGARVVLLNYLLPRDVLQAMVRERVTGLTAVPPLYMQLAALDWPAGATQHLRYWANTGGRLPRATLQRLRDLAPAAAPYLMYGLTEAFRSTYLPPDEVDRRPDSIGRAIPNAEVRVLREDGSECAVDEPGELVHRGPLVALGYWRRPDETAHRFKPWPPALLPAGGDWRAPERAVYSGDTVRRDADGFLYFVGRRDEMIKTSGYRVSPTEVEEVLYASGLVAEALVHAVPHDALGSAICAALLASPTASGKPDEDSAALLAHCREHLPAFMLPKELNWVTQPLPRSPNGKLDRQRWMQEYGSLRHLPR is encoded by the coding sequence ATGCGCCCCATGCCCCACGCGCCGGATTTCCACAGCGGAGTGCCCCCCGTTTTGCTGCACGAGCTGCCGGCCCGGGCCGCCGCTTGCTGGCCGGGTCATCAGGCCGTGACGGTGGAGGGGCGGCATTGGTCGTATGCCGACCTGCAGTCGCAGCTGGAGCGCTGCGCGTCAGGCCTGCGGGCCCTGGGGCTGGAGCGCGGCGCGCGCGTGGCGGTGTACCTGGAAAAGCGCGTGGAAACCGTGGTGGCCAGCTTTGCAGCGCCCGCTGCGGGCGGCGTGCTGGTGCCGGTGAACCCCCTGCTGAAGGCGGCGCAGGTGGCGCACATTCTGCAAGACGCACAAGCGCAGGTGCTGGTGACCACTGCCGCGCGGCTGGCGGCAGTGGCCCCGGTGTTGGCAAACTGCCCCGGGCTGCGGCAGGTGGTGTTGTGCGACGGGGACGCTCAGGCCACGCCGGGCGCATGGCCTGCCCGCCTGACCTTGCACGCCTGGCCTGAGGTGCTGGCCAGCGAACCGGCCGCGTTGCCCGCCTTGCTGGATACCGATGTGGCGGTGATTTTTTACACCTCGGGCAGCACGGGCCAGCCCAAGGGGGTGGTGCTGTCGCACCGCAATCTGGTGGCCGGGGCCACCAGCGTGGCGGGCTACCTGCACAACCGCGCCGACGACACCTTGCTGGCCGTGCTGCCGCTGTCGTTCGATGCCGGATTCAGCCAGCTCACCACGGCCTTTCTGGTCGGCGCGCGCGTGGTGCTGCTCAACTACCTGTTGCCGCGCGATGTGTTGCAGGCCATGGTGCGCGAACGGGTCACGGGACTGACGGCGGTGCCGCCGCTGTACATGCAGCTGGCGGCGCTGGACTGGCCTGCCGGTGCTACGCAACATTTGCGCTATTGGGCCAACACCGGCGGGCGCCTGCCCCGGGCTACGCTGCAGCGCTTGCGCGACCTGGCGCCAGCGGCTGCGCCCTATCTGATGTACGGACTGACCGAGGCGTTTCGCTCCACCTACCTGCCGCCCGACGAGGTGGACCGGCGGCCCGATTCGATCGGGCGCGCGATACCGAACGCCGAGGTGCGCGTGCTGCGCGAAGACGGCAGCGAATGCGCGGTGGACGAGCCCGGCGAGCTGGTGCACCGCGGCCCGCTGGTGGCTTTGGGGTATTGGCGGCGGCCCGACGAAACCGCGCACCGCTTCAAGCCCTGGCCGCCGGCCTTGCTGCCAGCGGGTGGCGACTGGCGGGCACCCGAGCGGGCAGTGTACTCGGGCGACACCGTGCGCCGCGACGCCGACGGGTTTTTGTATTTCGTGGGCCGGCGCGATGAAATGATCAAGACCTCGGGCTACCGCGTCAGCCCGACCGAGGTGGAAGAGGTGCTGTATGCCAGTGGCCTGGTGGCCGAAGCGCTGGTGCACGCGGTGCCCCATGATGCGCTGGGCAGTGCCATCTGCGCGGCGCTGCTGGCGTCGCCCACGGCCAGCGGCAAGCCCGATGAAGACAGCGCGGCCCTTCTGGCGCATTGCCGTGAGCACTTGCCGGCGTTCATGCTGCCCAAAGAACTGAACTGGGTGACCCAGCCGCTGCCGCGCAGCCCCAATGGCAAGCTGGACCGCCAACGCTGGATGCAGGAATATGGATCGCTTCGACACCTCCCGCGATGA
- the prsR gene encoding PEP-CTERM-box response regulator transcription factor yields MSPDKLQPLLVVEDDLALQKQIKWSLDRFESVTADDRESAMTQLRRHAPAVVTMDLGLPPDADSVSEGFKLLEQILSVDPDTKVIVLTGQNDQSNALKAVAMGAYDFLAKPFEPEVLNLTVERAFRLHHLQSENKRLRAMQMPDTLAGLLTRDPQMLRICRTIEKVANTNASVMLLGESGTGKEVLARGLHQLSNRKDGKFVAINCAAIPENLLESELFGYEKGAFTGAAKTTPGKIETAHAGTLMLDEIGDMPMPLQAKLLRFLQERVVERLGGRQEIAVDVRIVCATHQNLTQCVKEGRFREDLYYRLAEIVVEIPPLRARVGDAALLAHAFVRRFGQEHRRNLALADDALRAIEAHPWPGNIRELENCIKRATIMADGNQITADDVGLAGAANAEGDRSLDLRVTREAAEQRAVLAALARADGTVAKAADLLGVSRPTLYDLMHRLGIKL; encoded by the coding sequence ATGAGCCCGGACAAGTTGCAGCCCCTGCTGGTGGTCGAGGATGACTTGGCGCTGCAAAAGCAGATCAAGTGGTCGCTGGATCGTTTTGAATCCGTCACCGCCGATGATCGCGAAAGTGCTATGACGCAGTTGCGTCGGCATGCCCCCGCGGTGGTGACCATGGACCTGGGCTTGCCCCCTGATGCCGACTCGGTCTCCGAAGGGTTCAAGCTGCTAGAGCAAATTTTGAGCGTCGATCCTGACACCAAGGTGATCGTGCTCACCGGACAGAACGACCAGTCCAACGCGCTCAAGGCCGTGGCCATGGGTGCTTACGATTTCCTGGCCAAGCCGTTTGAGCCTGAAGTGCTCAACCTGACCGTGGAGCGTGCCTTCCGGCTGCACCATTTGCAATCCGAGAACAAACGGCTGCGGGCGATGCAGATGCCCGACACGCTCGCCGGCTTGCTGACGCGCGACCCGCAGATGCTGCGCATTTGCCGCACCATCGAAAAAGTCGCCAACACCAATGCCTCCGTCATGCTGCTGGGCGAAAGCGGCACGGGCAAGGAGGTGCTGGCGCGCGGCCTGCACCAGCTGTCCAATCGCAAGGACGGCAAATTTGTTGCCATCAACTGCGCCGCCATTCCTGAAAACTTGCTGGAGAGTGAGCTTTTTGGCTACGAAAAAGGGGCCTTCACGGGCGCTGCCAAGACCACGCCGGGCAAGATCGAGACCGCGCACGCTGGCACGCTCATGCTCGATGAAATCGGGGATATGCCTATGCCACTGCAAGCCAAACTGCTGCGATTCTTGCAGGAGCGTGTGGTCGAGCGCCTGGGCGGTCGCCAGGAAATCGCCGTCGATGTGCGCATTGTGTGCGCGACCCACCAGAACCTGACGCAGTGCGTCAAGGAAGGGCGGTTTCGCGAAGACCTCTACTACCGCTTGGCAGAAATCGTGGTGGAGATCCCGCCCCTGCGTGCGCGGGTGGGCGACGCCGCACTGCTGGCCCACGCCTTCGTGCGCCGATTTGGCCAGGAGCACCGCCGCAACCTGGCGCTGGCCGATGATGCGCTGCGCGCCATCGAGGCGCACCCCTGGCCGGGCAATATCCGCGAGCTGGAGAACTGCATCAAGCGCGCCACCATCATGGCCGATGGCAACCAGATTACCGCCGACGATGTCGGTCTTGCGGGCGCTGCCAACGCCGAAGGCGATCGGTCCCTCGACCTGCGCGTGACGCGCGAGGCGGCCGAGCAGCGGGCGGTGCTTGCGGCGCTTGCCCGGGCCGACGGCACGGTGGCCAAGGCCGCCGACCTGCTCGGTGTCAGCCGCCCCACTTTGTACGACCTGATGCATCGCCTGGGCATCAAGCTCTGA
- a CDS encoding pyridoxal-dependent decarboxylase, exosortase A system-associated → MDRFDTSRDELQVGGLPLSLLAERVGQTPFYAYDRALIAARIHAVRQVLPPGVRLHYAIKANPMPALVGWVRTLVDGMDVASAGELKLALDAGADAASIGFAGPGKREAELRQAVASGVLLHVESARELRALADAAQALGRPARVALRINPDFELRGAGMHMGGGPKPFGIDAEQVPALLRGMAHDGLAFEGFHVYPGSQNLRSEVIAESLHRSLDLVLRLAHDAPAPVRHVNLGGGWGIPYFPGEQALDLAPVADALAQVQSDLARAQPAARLVLELGRYLVGEAGIYVARVIDRKVSRGQVFLVTDGGMHQHLAASGNFGQVIRRNYPVVIGNRLQSPERETACVVGPLCTPLDVLADRMELAVAQPGDLVVVFQSGAYGATASPQAFLGHPPCPEVLV, encoded by the coding sequence ATGGATCGCTTCGACACCTCCCGCGATGAACTGCAGGTCGGCGGCCTGCCGCTGTCCTTGCTGGCCGAGCGGGTCGGCCAGACGCCGTTCTACGCATACGACCGCGCCCTGATCGCTGCGCGCATCCATGCGGTGCGCCAGGTGCTTCCGCCAGGCGTGCGCCTGCACTATGCCATCAAGGCCAATCCCATGCCGGCGCTGGTGGGCTGGGTGCGCACGCTGGTCGATGGCATGGATGTGGCTTCGGCGGGTGAACTCAAGTTGGCGCTGGACGCTGGCGCGGATGCGGCGTCCATCGGTTTCGCCGGGCCGGGCAAACGCGAGGCCGAGCTGCGCCAGGCCGTGGCCTCGGGGGTGCTGCTGCATGTGGAGTCGGCGCGCGAGTTGCGGGCATTGGCCGATGCCGCGCAGGCGCTGGGGCGGCCAGCGCGCGTGGCATTGCGCATCAATCCGGATTTTGAGCTGCGCGGCGCTGGCATGCACATGGGCGGCGGGCCCAAGCCCTTCGGGATTGACGCCGAACAGGTGCCGGCCCTGTTGCGCGGCATGGCCCACGATGGCCTGGCGTTCGAAGGTTTTCATGTGTACCCCGGCTCGCAGAACCTGCGGAGCGAAGTCATTGCAGAGAGCCTGCACCGATCACTCGATCTGGTGCTGCGCCTGGCGCACGATGCCCCCGCACCCGTGCGCCACGTCAACCTGGGGGGCGGCTGGGGCATACCGTATTTTCCGGGTGAACAGGCGCTGGACCTGGCTCCCGTGGCCGACGCCCTGGCGCAGGTGCAGAGTGATCTGGCGCGTGCGCAACCTGCGGCGCGGCTGGTGCTGGAACTCGGGCGTTATCTGGTGGGCGAGGCGGGCATTTATGTGGCGCGGGTGATTGACCGAAAGGTGTCGCGTGGGCAGGTGTTTCTGGTGACCGATGGTGGCATGCACCAGCATTTGGCTGCCTCGGGCAATTTTGGCCAGGTGATCCGGCGCAACTACCCGGTGGTGATTGGCAACCGGTTGCAGTCGCCCGAACGCGAAACCGCCTGTGTAGTGGGGCCGCTGTGCACCCCGCTGGATGTGCTGGCCGACCGGATGGAGCTGGCCGTGGCGCAGCCCGGTGACCTGGTGGTGGTGTTCCAGTCCGGGGCCTATGGCGCAACAGCCAGTCCGCAGGCCTTTCTGGGGCACCCGCCGTGTCCCGAAGTGCTGGTGTAA
- the prsT gene encoding XrtA/PEP-CTERM system TPR-repeat protein PrsT, with translation MKAPISRSLIPAATLVVALLVSACGSDNPDALLASAQDYLNRNDVPAAIIQLKNVLKDRPDSAKARLLLGQALQATGDIAGAETEFRKAQDVGAAPDEVIPQLAQALLLGRQYSKITTDYDGLQLASAPAQASLKTIVATAWQRQGQEDKFRASIDQALKAKADHVPALIELARASAQRGDIEGALAGLDKIPGQSAGADEALKLRGDLLLYGQRDMDGAMAAYRQALQVNPSYLEGQAAVVQLLLLQGKTDVAAETLQGLAKAAPGKPQTLYLQAMLAYAKNDLKAAQEHAQKLLSLTPENFRALELAGMTELRLGANVQAEALLAKALQLEAGLPMARRGLVTAYVRQGRLDKAMSALPADVERNERDPGMMALAGQVYMLHGDVDRAQRYFARASSLDPKDPAKRTSLAVSRLASGQDDAALGELQSIAASDDGVVADMALINALLQQRKVDQALKAIDALEKKRPADVLPVFLRGRALLLKRDAAGARKAMERVLEIDPNYFPAVGVLAMLDNADKRPDDARARLEAAIKRQPGNVQAHLALVELRQANGADKTEIATLLRKAVEAAPSSPVPRLLLAEHHLRNSEPKEALVLAQQAVSALPDNVQLLDVLGRAQSANGEHNQAQASFNRMAALQPQSSVPYLRMASANLIAGDRDAAGQNLRKALEIEPNSLQAQQGQVSLAMAAQKPGDALAISRAVQKQRPKEQVGYVLEGEIHAAGKAWDKAADALRAGLKQVASPELAVRLHDVLLSAGKKPEADRWAAEWLRTQPKDAAFPFYLGNRALTLNELPESLRQFERVVAIQPNNAAALNNLAWLKGQVGRDGALADAERANALAPNQPAFMDTWAMLLSAANQHERAVEMQKKVVQLQPQVLEFKLNLAKIQIKAGNKDAARALLDELSAAGDRFSAQAEVDRLKKTL, from the coding sequence ATGAAGGCTCCCATTTCCCGTTCCCTCATTCCTGCCGCCACGCTTGTCGTGGCCTTGCTGGTGTCGGCATGCGGTAGCGACAATCCCGATGCGCTGTTGGCGTCGGCGCAGGACTACCTGAACCGCAATGACGTGCCTGCGGCCATCATCCAGCTCAAGAATGTCTTGAAGGACCGCCCGGATTCCGCCAAGGCGCGCCTTTTGCTGGGTCAGGCCTTGCAGGCCACCGGTGATATAGCGGGTGCTGAAACCGAGTTCAGGAAGGCGCAGGATGTGGGCGCAGCCCCTGATGAAGTGATTCCGCAACTGGCCCAAGCCTTGTTGCTGGGAAGGCAGTACAGCAAGATCACGACCGACTATGACGGCCTGCAACTGGCCAGTGCCCCAGCGCAGGCCAGTCTCAAAACCATCGTGGCCACTGCCTGGCAGCGCCAGGGCCAGGAAGACAAGTTCCGCGCCAGCATCGACCAGGCGCTCAAGGCCAAGGCCGACCATGTGCCCGCGCTCATCGAGTTGGCCCGCGCCAGTGCCCAGCGCGGCGATATCGAGGGGGCCCTGGCAGGTCTGGACAAGATCCCCGGGCAGTCTGCAGGCGCCGATGAGGCGCTCAAACTGCGCGGTGATTTGCTGCTGTATGGTCAGCGCGACATGGATGGGGCGATGGCGGCATACCGGCAGGCGCTTCAGGTCAATCCCTCTTACCTGGAGGGGCAGGCTGCCGTCGTTCAGCTGCTGCTGCTCCAGGGCAAGACCGATGTCGCCGCCGAAACCCTGCAGGGGCTGGCAAAGGCGGCGCCTGGCAAGCCGCAGACCTTGTATTTGCAGGCGATGCTGGCATACGCCAAAAATGACCTCAAGGCGGCGCAGGAACACGCGCAGAAGCTGTTGAGTCTCACGCCCGAAAATTTTCGCGCGCTCGAATTGGCTGGCATGACGGAGCTGCGTCTGGGCGCGAACGTGCAGGCAGAAGCTTTGCTCGCCAAGGCCTTGCAGTTGGAAGCTGGGCTGCCGATGGCTCGGCGTGGTTTGGTGACGGCTTATGTGCGCCAGGGCCGCCTCGACAAGGCCATGTCCGCACTGCCTGCGGACGTCGAGCGCAACGAGCGCGACCCCGGCATGATGGCGCTGGCCGGGCAGGTGTACATGCTCCATGGCGATGTGGACCGTGCACAACGCTACTTCGCGCGAGCGTCCAGCCTCGATCCTAAAGACCCCGCCAAGCGCACATCGCTGGCGGTCAGCCGTCTGGCATCGGGGCAGGACGATGCTGCGCTGGGTGAATTGCAGAGCATTGCGGCCTCGGATGACGGGGTGGTGGCAGACATGGCCCTGATCAATGCACTGCTGCAGCAGCGCAAGGTCGATCAGGCCCTGAAAGCCATCGATGCGCTGGAGAAAAAGCGGCCTGCAGACGTATTGCCTGTGTTCTTGCGTGGCCGTGCCCTGTTGCTCAAGCGCGATGCCGCCGGGGCGCGCAAGGCCATGGAAAGGGTTCTCGAGATCGACCCCAACTATTTTCCCGCGGTGGGTGTGCTGGCGATGCTTGATAACGCCGACAAGCGGCCAGACGATGCGCGTGCGCGGCTGGAGGCTGCCATCAAGCGCCAGCCAGGCAACGTTCAGGCGCATCTGGCCTTGGTGGAGTTGCGCCAGGCCAATGGCGCGGACAAGACAGAAATCGCGACGCTCTTGCGCAAGGCAGTAGAGGCGGCGCCCAGTAGCCCCGTCCCGCGCCTGCTTCTTGCCGAGCACCATTTGCGCAACAGCGAACCCAAAGAGGCGCTGGTTCTTGCGCAGCAGGCGGTGTCCGCACTGCCTGACAACGTGCAATTGCTTGATGTCTTGGGGCGCGCGCAGTCGGCCAATGGTGAGCACAACCAGGCGCAGGCCAGCTTCAACCGCATGGCGGCGCTGCAGCCGCAGTCTTCCGTGCCCTACTTGCGCATGGCCAGCGCCAACCTGATCGCCGGGGACCGTGACGCTGCCGGTCAGAATCTGCGCAAGGCGCTAGAGATTGAGCCCAATTCATTGCAGGCCCAGCAAGGCCAAGTCAGTCTGGCCATGGCGGCGCAGAAGCCCGGCGATGCCCTGGCCATCAGCCGCGCCGTGCAAAAGCAAAGGCCCAAGGAGCAGGTGGGCTATGTGCTCGAAGGCGAGATTCACGCTGCAGGCAAGGCCTGGGATAAAGCCGCCGACGCTTTGCGCGCGGGGCTCAAGCAGGTGGCCAGCCCGGAGCTGGCAGTGCGGCTGCATGACGTGCTGCTGTCGGCTGGAAAGAAGCCCGAAGCCGATCGCTGGGCGGCTGAATGGCTGCGAACCCAGCCCAAGGATGCGGCTTTTCCCTTCTATCTGGGAAACCGGGCGCTGACCCTTAACGAGTTGCCTGAAAGCCTGCGCCAGTTTGAACGGGTGGTGGCGATTCAGCCCAACAACGCGGCTGCCCTGAACAATCTGGCCTGGCTCAAAGGCCAGGTTGGCCGCGACGGCGCACTGGCCGATGCCGAGCGCGCCAATGCGTTGGCACCCAATCAGCCGGCGTTCATGGACACCTGGGCCATGTTGCTGTCTGCCGCCAACCAGCATGAGCGGGCGGTGGAAATGCAGAAAAAGGTGGTTCAGCTGCAGCCGCAGGTTTTGGAATTCAAGCTGAATCTTGCCAAGATCCAGATCAAGGCAGGCAACAAGGATGCTGCCCGTGCATTGCTCGATGAGCTCAGCGCTGCAGGAGATCGGTTTTCTGCCCAGGCGGAGGTGGATCGGCTTAAGAAAACGCTTTGA
- a CDS encoding TIGR03013 family XrtA/PEP-CTERM system glycosyltransferase, producing MNFALGLYEHPSQLTVGQVRARAVLSLLLSMAIAGGILFLLPLQSPSQNEQALIALLIVLSGMLIIRLFGGEIFPASYTRQRVLVFGTGPRAGVVGQSLQENDPHIELVGYFSSSNEKEAAVSALKVISPGQTLTDAVKKHRIDKIVVALNERRGGSMPMRELLDCKVNGIQVVDIATHFEQFLGQIHLDAVSAGWLIFGDGFKQGVVRSIVKWMFDIIGSIVLLVIASPVMLVTALMIFLESGGPVLYRQERVGRNGRIFNVIKFRSMRTDAEKDGTPRWASADDARVTRVGKIIRKLRIDELPQLFCVLKGDMSLVGPRPERPYFVDRLTLEIPYYALRHGIKPGLTGWAQVRYHYGASIKDTQHKLQYDLYYVKNHSWFLDLVILFETVGVVLTGKGAQ from the coding sequence GTGAATTTCGCACTCGGCTTGTACGAGCACCCCTCTCAACTGACCGTGGGCCAGGTCCGGGCGCGGGCGGTTTTGTCTTTGCTGCTGTCCATGGCCATTGCCGGTGGCATCTTGTTCCTGTTGCCTCTGCAGTCCCCATCCCAGAATGAGCAGGCCCTGATCGCATTGCTGATTGTTCTCAGCGGCATGTTGATTATTCGGTTGTTCGGCGGTGAAATATTTCCTGCTTCCTACACACGCCAGCGCGTTCTGGTTTTTGGTACCGGCCCGCGTGCTGGTGTCGTGGGCCAATCGTTGCAGGAAAATGATCCACACATTGAGTTGGTGGGGTATTTTTCCAGCTCCAATGAAAAGGAGGCCGCAGTTTCTGCGCTGAAAGTCATTTCCCCGGGGCAAACGCTGACCGATGCAGTGAAAAAGCACCGTATCGATAAAATCGTGGTAGCCCTCAATGAACGCCGAGGGGGGAGCATGCCAATGCGTGAATTGCTTGATTGCAAGGTCAATGGCATTCAGGTTGTTGATATTGCCACCCATTTTGAGCAGTTTCTGGGGCAGATTCACCTGGATGCCGTTTCAGCCGGGTGGCTGATTTTTGGCGACGGTTTCAAGCAGGGGGTGGTGCGTTCCATTGTCAAATGGATGTTTGACATTATTGGATCGATTGTTTTGCTGGTGATTGCATCGCCCGTGATGCTGGTCACTGCACTCATGATTTTTCTTGAAAGTGGCGGGCCCGTTCTCTACCGTCAAGAGCGCGTCGGGCGCAATGGCCGGATTTTCAATGTGATCAAGTTCCGCAGCATGCGAACCGACGCTGAAAAAGACGGTACGCCCCGCTGGGCCAGTGCCGACGATGCGCGGGTTACGCGCGTTGGAAAAATCATTCGCAAATTGCGCATCGACGAACTCCCCCAATTGTTTTGTGTGCTCAAGGGGGACATGAGCCTGGTGGGCCCTCGGCCGGAGCGGCCCTATTTCGTGGACCGCCTCACGCTCGAGATTCCCTACTATGCCTTGCGGCACGGCATCAAACCCGGCTTGACCGGCTGGGCCCAGGTGCGCTACCACTATGGCGCGTCCATCAAAGATACACAGCACAAATTGCAATACGACCTTTACTACGTCAAAAACCATTCATGGTTTCTTGACCTGGTGATCCTGTTCGAAACGGTGGGCGTAGTCCTGACGGGCAAAGGCGCGCAGTAA